Proteins found in one Syngnathus acus chromosome 9, fSynAcu1.2, whole genome shotgun sequence genomic segment:
- the LOC119127806 gene encoding arrestin domain-containing protein 3-like, with amino-acid sequence MEVCCLTECSTQSYDKCDFIMSIKIFSVEYDQVNERGTFSPGDVLAGRVTVVASKETKVQSLTVTAKGKAEVKWCDQDGQTKALHQDEEKYFFLEHIILQDKNKRDGTEIIHQGRSVYPFTFAIPNIDMPSSYEGKWGRITYSLQAQLTRSIWSIHKTRIEFPFLTKSEFPFASKSEMLIIGFQERQSATKISFYGAGKVTLNVTSEKLGLTQGETMEVSVDVINSSNRAVTPKFFLCEKQMFVAQLETIVHTNEILFGTGESVSARSSRTIKNVLSIPPQLYPTFFNCSIIKLEYTLKVTLGDPLARDPDIRLPLVILRGSTQP; translated from the exons ATGGAAGTATGCTGCCTGACTGAATGCAGCACCCAAAGCTATGACAAATGTGACTTTATCATGTCTATCAAGATTTTCTCTGTGGAATACGATCAGGTGAATGAAAGAGGAACTTTCTCTCCTGGCGATGTCCTCGCTGGAAGAGTGACTGTGGTGGCCAGCAAGGAGACCAAAGTGCAGTCTTTGACGGTCACTGCGAAAGGAAAGGCTGAGGTCAAATGGTGCGATCAAGATGGACAGACCAAAGCGCTCCACCAAGATGAGgagaaatatttctttttggaaCACATTATTCTTcaggataaaaataaaagagatg GAACAGAAATCATTCATCAAGGGAGGAGTGTGTATCCTTTCACCTTTGCGATTCCAAATAT AGACATGCCTTCCTCGTACGAAGGAAAATGGGGCAGAATCACGTACAGTTTACAAGCTCAACTGACTCGGTCAATCTGGAGCATCCACAAAACTCGGATTGAGTTCCCATTTCTTACCAAGTCCGAGTTTCCCTTCGCTTCCAAATCAGAAATGTTGATCATCGGATTTCAA GAGCGGCAAAGCGCAaccaaaatttcattttacgGCGCTGGAAAAGTTACCTTGAATGTGACTTCGGAGAAATTGGGACTGACACAAG GTGAAACGATGGAAGTGTCTGTTGACGTAATTAACAGCTCAAATCGTGCAGTAACGCCCAAATTCTTCCTGTGCGAgaagcaaatgtttgtcgCCCAATTGGAGACAATTGTGCACACAAATGAGATCCTCTTTGGCACTGGAGAATCAGTTTCAGCTCGGAGCAGTCGTACCATAAAAAATGTTCTAAGTATCCCTCCACAGCTCTACCCCACATTCTTCAACTGCTCCATAATCAAGCTCGAATACACGCTCAAG GTCACGCTTGGTGACCCATTGGCAAGAGATCCAGATATCAGACTTCCTCTGGTTATTCTACGGGGTTCAACCCAACCATAG